The nucleotide sequence TCGCCGCCCCCACCCCGACCGAACAGGCCGCGCTGACGAGCCTGAACGACGCCGTCAACCGCTGCCTGCAGAACCAGGGTGGCGGGCAGGTGAAGCTCGGCCTCGACCTGGAGGTCCTCGACGTCTCCGATCAACGGCCGATCGAGGACTGCCTCGACTCGGCCCGCCGTGAGCAGCTCGCGCCGTACGTCGCGCCGCCCGCGTTGCTGTTCACGCTCGGCCCGGGCGGGTCGCCGCTGCCGACGTTCACGCTGTCGCGGGAGAACCTCACCCGGATCCTGGCGGTGACCGGTGGCGTGCTGGTGCTGGCCGTCGCGCTCACCGCGCTCGTCGCGCGGCGGCTGTCCCGTCCGCTGCGGGCGCTGACCGAGGCCGCGCAGCAGGACCGGCCGGCCCCGGTGAAGTCCCGCGACGAGGTCGGGTACCTCGCCGCCGCGTTCAACGACCTCACGGCGCGGCGCGAGCGCATCGAGGAGCAGCGCAAGGCGATGGTCAGCGACATCGCCCACGAGCTGCGCAACCCGCTCAACGTCATCCGCGGCCGGCTGGAGGCCGCCGAAGACGGGCACCTCCCGTTCGACCGGGCCCTGAGCGCGTCACTGCTCGAGGAAACCGTGCTGCTGCAGCACATCGTCGACGACCTGCAGGACCTCGCCGCGGCCGACGCCGGGCAGCTGCGCCTGCACCCCGAGCCCCTCGACGCGGCGGAGCTGGCCGGCCACGTCGCCGCCGCGCACGCCGACCGCGCCGCCGCCGGCGGGGTCACGCTCACCGTCGAAGCGCTCGGCGAAGCCACGTTGCCCGCCGACCCGGTCCGGCTCCGGCAGGTCGTCGGCAACCTGGTGACGAACGCGATCCGGCACACGCCGCCCGGCGGCCGGGTGACGATCCGGGTGTCGTCCACTGTGGACGAGGTGACGCTCGCCGTGGCGGACACCGGATCCGGCATCGCCGCCGAGGACCTGCCGCACGTGTTCGACCGGTTCTGGCGGGCCGAGAAGTCTCGCAGCCGCCAGACCGGCGGCAGCGGGCTCGGCCTCGCCATCGTGCGCCACCTCGTGGCGGCGCACGGCGGCACGGTCACCGTCGAGTCCGAAGTGGACACCGGATCGACGTTCACCGTCCGGCTGCCGAAGGCGGATCCGGCTGGCGTGGCGCCGGGCCCCGTCGCGGAGGAAGGCGGCGACGATCGGCTACAGGGGTAGGCCGGCGTAGTTTTCGGCCAGTTCGGTCTTCGCGGCCGTCGACGTCACCGTGCGCTGGAGCTGGGAAAGCTGGAGCTGGGCGTCGAAGCCGTCGCCGTGACGGTGCAGCATCGAGGTCATCCACCAGGAGAAGTGCGTGCAGCGCCAGA is from Amycolatopsis mediterranei and encodes:
- a CDS encoding sensor histidine kinase; translation: MGRSFPRRRSLVVRLTAVSLLIALASIAATAWLAVQTTTRAIQQEQGQALSGDATIYTELLGFAAVNHTWDQVGPRLRALSEQTGRRVVLTTLDRRVLGDSGGAPVTLPVKATASVDPLHVDPVLLPEAGTSGIDPRAAGPFKLPPSEREELTALAKKATACLAAFGLPGQVRDSPSGRPQLTGLEPLSARYYAGKCGLFELAAPTPTEQAALTSLNDAVNRCLQNQGGGQVKLGLDLEVLDVSDQRPIEDCLDSARREQLAPYVAPPALLFTLGPGGSPLPTFTLSRENLTRILAVTGGVLVLAVALTALVARRLSRPLRALTEAAQQDRPAPVKSRDEVGYLAAAFNDLTARRERIEEQRKAMVSDIAHELRNPLNVIRGRLEAAEDGHLPFDRALSASLLEETVLLQHIVDDLQDLAAADAGQLRLHPEPLDAAELAGHVAAAHADRAAAGGVTLTVEALGEATLPADPVRLRQVVGNLVTNAIRHTPPGGRVTIRVSSTVDEVTLAVADTGSGIAAEDLPHVFDRFWRAEKSRSRQTGGSGLGLAIVRHLVAAHGGTVTVESEVDTGSTFTVRLPKADPAGVAPGPVAEEGGDDRLQG